Proteins co-encoded in one Marinomonas sp. IMCC 4694 genomic window:
- a CDS encoding DUF1289 domain-containing protein — MSQHRPQVKSPCVNVCLLDDNDVCVGCYRTGKEISQWGSMNKVSQQAVMKKVREREAKSQFVSHH, encoded by the coding sequence ATGTCACAACATAGACCACAAGTTAAATCCCCATGCGTTAATGTTTGTCTGTTAGATGACAATGACGTATGTGTCGGGTGTTATCGAACGGGTAAAGAGATTAGTCAGTGGGGCAGTATGAATAAAGTGTCACAGCAAGCGGTGATGAAAAAAGTCCGCGAGCGTGAGGCCAAAAGTCAGTTTGTCAGTCATCACTGA
- a CDS encoding AEC family transporter, with protein sequence MNNFLEVLIFSFSVTMPIFLILVLGAVLYRIRLINDNFVDVASKLVFNVTLPALLFISISKTSLSTDTDLSLAIYAMIAVTITYFALEVLLSIWVSDKAERAVLVQGAFRSNMGIIGLAYCVNAYGDEVFSVASGYLGGVTVLFNILSVIGLNRALGANVGLVVILKGIAKNPLIIAILAAFMASSTGFTLPSTLHKAGDYFAQMTLPLALLCAGASLSFKSLKTGMIGAIMASVSKLIFIPLTLTLGGYWLGYRGMELGVLFLMSSAPTASASYIMVRAMKGNATLAANIIVITTIASLLTTSIGVTLLRSFKLI encoded by the coding sequence TTGAACAATTTTTTAGAAGTATTGATATTTTCGTTTTCCGTCACCATGCCCATTTTTCTAATTTTGGTACTAGGTGCGGTTTTATATCGAATACGCCTTATTAACGATAACTTCGTTGATGTCGCGTCTAAATTAGTATTCAACGTCACACTTCCCGCCCTGCTTTTTATTAGCATTTCAAAGACAAGTCTCAGCACTGATACGGATTTGTCTTTGGCTATTTATGCGATGATCGCGGTCACCATCACTTACTTCGCATTGGAAGTGTTGCTGTCAATATGGGTATCTGACAAAGCAGAGCGTGCCGTCTTAGTACAAGGTGCGTTTCGCTCAAACATGGGCATTATTGGCTTGGCGTATTGTGTTAATGCCTATGGCGATGAGGTATTTTCTGTTGCTTCTGGGTATTTGGGCGGCGTTACGGTACTTTTCAATATATTGTCGGTCATTGGTTTAAATCGTGCACTTGGCGCCAATGTCGGCCTAGTCGTCATTCTTAAAGGAATTGCGAAAAATCCATTAATTATTGCTATTCTCGCGGCGTTTATGGCGTCTTCAACTGGCTTCACTCTGCCCTCTACCCTACATAAAGCCGGCGACTATTTTGCTCAAATGACACTGCCTTTGGCCTTGTTGTGCGCGGGAGCATCCTTGAGTTTTAAGTCATTAAAAACAGGAATGATTGGCGCAATTATGGCATCGGTCAGTAAGCTGATTTTTATTCCGTTGACATTGACATTGGGAGGCTATTGGTTGGGCTATCGCGGCATGGAACTTGGCGTACTTTTTCTCATGTCTTCTGCCCCCACCGCCTCGGCTAGCTATATCATGGTTCGCGCCATGAAAGGCAATGCCACCTTGGCCGCAAACATCATTGTCATCACGACCATTGCCTCCTTGCTAACCACCAGCATTGGCGTTACTTTGTTACGCAGTTTCAAGCTAATTTAA
- a CDS encoding glycosyltransferase, with amino-acid sequence MHLLVIGYVWPEPNSSAAGSRMMQLLNSFHKAQWKISFASPAQQTEHMTDLSQLGIEADHIALNDTSFDTYIADKKPDIVMFDRFMMEEQFGWRVEKFSPESLRVLNTEDLHSLRQARHNALKQNKKFAIEDLYSDHGIREIAAIHRCDLTLMISEMEAKLLIDEFHVPDTHVLHLPFMLPPSQDTDTLPRFEERQHFISIGNFRHAPNWDAVLQLKTEIWPKIRKRLPKAEMHIYGAYPPPKATQLHNAKEGFLVKGWAENAHQVMQQARLCLAPLRFGAGIKGKLVEAMQMGTPSITTAIGAESMHGELPWNGVITEDIDTFVDAAVSLYEDKTSWLVMQQNGHRILQARYQAEEWEPKLINRLTLQVRLRENVRKKHFLGLMLRHHSLKSTQYMSQWIELKNAKDDK; translated from the coding sequence TTGCACCTACTTGTCATCGGCTACGTCTGGCCAGAACCCAATTCATCGGCTGCTGGCAGTCGAATGATGCAGCTGCTCAACAGCTTTCACAAAGCACAATGGAAAATATCTTTTGCAAGCCCTGCTCAACAAACAGAGCACATGACAGACTTATCTCAATTGGGCATAGAAGCAGATCACATCGCACTGAATGACACATCATTCGATACTTATATCGCAGACAAAAAACCAGACATTGTGATGTTTGATCGATTCATGATGGAAGAACAATTTGGCTGGCGTGTCGAAAAATTTAGCCCTGAATCCTTGCGAGTACTAAACACGGAAGACCTGCACTCACTAAGACAAGCACGACACAATGCGCTTAAACAAAACAAAAAGTTTGCCATAGAAGACTTGTATTCCGACCATGGTATTCGAGAGATCGCCGCCATACACCGCTGCGATCTAACCTTGATGATTTCTGAAATGGAAGCCAAACTTCTAATAGACGAGTTTCATGTTCCAGACACTCACGTCTTGCACCTGCCTTTTATGCTACCACCCTCCCAAGACACCGATACCCTACCGCGTTTTGAAGAGCGACAGCATTTCATTAGCATTGGTAACTTTCGTCACGCGCCCAACTGGGATGCCGTACTGCAATTAAAAACAGAAATCTGGCCCAAGATCCGCAAACGACTCCCTAAGGCAGAAATGCATATTTATGGCGCCTACCCACCACCAAAAGCCACCCAATTGCACAACGCTAAAGAAGGCTTTTTAGTAAAAGGCTGGGCAGAAAATGCTCACCAGGTAATGCAACAAGCAAGATTGTGCTTAGCACCTCTTCGCTTTGGCGCCGGTATCAAAGGCAAATTAGTCGAAGCCATGCAAATGGGAACACCCAGTATCACCACGGCGATTGGAGCAGAATCCATGCACGGTGAACTTCCATGGAATGGCGTTATCACAGAGGACATAGACACTTTTGTTGATGCGGCCGTTTCCCTATATGAAGACAAAACAAGCTGGTTAGTCATGCAACAGAATGGCCATAGAATTTTACAAGCTCGCTACCAAGCCGAAGAGTGGGAACCTAAATTAATCAACCGATTAACACTACAGGTTCGACTAAGGGAAAACGTGAGAAAGAAACATTTCTTAGGTTTGATGCTGCGACACCACAGCCTCAAAAGCACGCAATACATGTCTCAGTGGATAGAGCTGAAGAACGCAAAAGACGATAAATAA
- a CDS encoding sigma-54-dependent transcriptional regulator, giving the protein MESISTSSQIEIWLLDDDDIVRSTTAQWLRLSNHEVREFQEAQDIINQFHPGQACIIVSDIRMTPIDGLSLMANCLAKEKDLPFILITGHGDIDTAVNSLRDGAFDFLEKPFDPNRLLKTVEKAIQLRKVQRQHANQSQYLGDLHGLEETIIGQNEQMIRVRQQILTFASMDTHVIVYGKTGCGKELVAKALHDCSPRNTQPFVAINCAAIPADLFESELFGHEAGAFTSANKKRVGKLEHASGGTLFLDEIESMPLAMQIKLLRVLQENQLERIGSNATIHIDLRVVAAAKSDLQALENFRQDLFFRLNVSQIHLPDLRSRGSDIPLLFEHFCRIAIKERGGQSQPLSPIDHETLALYGWPGNVRELRNVALRFALEPNTSVAKILAGYQAQDDLDTITPLPLSVKVQEFERSLIEASIRQQKGNIQLVLEQLQLPRRTLNQKMQKYGLNRVDYLD; this is encoded by the coding sequence ATGGAAAGCATAAGCACAAGTTCTCAGATTGAAATTTGGCTGTTAGATGATGACGACATTGTTCGCTCAACGACCGCACAATGGTTGCGCTTGTCAAACCACGAAGTCCGCGAGTTTCAAGAAGCACAAGACATCATCAACCAGTTTCATCCTGGGCAAGCCTGTATTATTGTCAGCGATATTCGCATGACACCAATTGACGGTTTATCGCTCATGGCCAACTGCCTAGCCAAAGAAAAAGACCTCCCGTTTATATTGATTACCGGTCACGGGGACATAGACACGGCGGTAAATTCCCTTAGAGATGGCGCGTTCGACTTTTTAGAAAAACCCTTTGATCCTAACCGCTTGCTGAAAACAGTCGAAAAAGCCATCCAATTAAGAAAAGTACAACGTCAACACGCCAATCAATCGCAATACTTAGGTGATCTACACGGTTTAGAAGAAACCATTATTGGTCAAAATGAACAAATGATCCGAGTCAGACAGCAAATATTAACCTTTGCCAGCATGGACACCCACGTGATTGTTTACGGTAAAACAGGCTGCGGCAAAGAGCTCGTTGCCAAGGCATTACATGATTGCAGCCCCAGAAATACCCAGCCCTTCGTCGCGATCAATTGCGCCGCTATTCCCGCCGACCTGTTTGAGAGCGAACTGTTTGGCCACGAGGCAGGGGCGTTTACCAGCGCCAACAAAAAACGCGTCGGCAAATTGGAACATGCCAGTGGCGGCACACTGTTTCTGGACGAAATAGAAAGCATGCCCCTCGCCATGCAAATTAAATTACTGCGTGTGCTCCAAGAAAATCAGCTCGAAAGAATTGGCAGCAATGCCACTATCCACATTGATTTAAGAGTGGTTGCAGCGGCCAAGAGCGATTTACAAGCACTGGAAAATTTCAGGCAAGATTTATTTTTTCGCCTGAATGTCTCGCAAATTCATCTTCCCGATTTGCGCAGCAGAGGGTCAGATATCCCTCTACTCTTCGAACATTTTTGCCGTATCGCCATTAAAGAGCGTGGCGGCCAATCTCAGCCTTTGAGTCCAATAGACCATGAAACATTGGCACTTTACGGATGGCCCGGCAATGTCCGTGAACTCCGAAACGTCGCCCTTAGATTTGCTTTAGAACCCAATACCAGCGTTGCCAAAATATTGGCCGGGTATCAAGCTCAAGATGACCTAGACACCATAACACCACTGCCTTTGAGTGTTAAAGTTCAAGAATTTGAGCGGAGTCTCATCGAGGCCAGTATTCGACAGCAAAAAGGCAATATCCAACTGGTACTGGAGCAGTTACAGCTTCCGCGGCGCACACTGAATCAAAAAATGCAAAAATACGGCCTGAACCGCGTCGACTATTTAGACTAA
- a CDS encoding helix-turn-helix domain-containing protein, which translates to MQIHMRNVYDGRGEVKKAIQPWLSGHSQRLDLLPGLQLLKQHLHSKSDVSVCEEAPSSLYFSFVGTGPIHSANDAQSLQIAYHPRRLNGSFDLPKGYQQSTLQICIRPSLLATVLGETEAQLVQHLIKMVETLSNPRGIIELTLTKKSLQLLGSVVSHKGHTISLTGHLYALLFTLIEQLQQLNHLAQCDDCQRKVFHAQNLLEIPINGALNIKQLAQKVGLNSDTLAIGFAFVVGQSIEDYGTERRIKFAAAQLRQNPMAKPRILAESGFSEDEFEAAFIEHYGVSSQQYKHIH; encoded by the coding sequence ATGCAAATACACATGCGCAATGTCTATGACGGCCGTGGTGAGGTGAAGAAAGCCATACAGCCTTGGCTTTCCGGGCATTCGCAACGGCTTGACTTACTTCCTGGGTTGCAGCTGCTTAAACAACACCTCCATAGCAAATCAGACGTGTCTGTGTGTGAAGAAGCGCCATCCAGTCTGTATTTTTCTTTTGTGGGAACAGGCCCTATTCACAGTGCAAACGATGCCCAATCTTTGCAGATAGCGTATCACCCGCGCCGCTTAAATGGCTCTTTTGATCTTCCCAAAGGTTACCAACAAAGTACGCTTCAAATTTGTATTCGTCCTTCATTGCTAGCGACAGTGCTTGGCGAAACAGAAGCCCAGCTTGTTCAACACCTCATCAAAATGGTTGAAACATTAAGCAATCCGAGGGGAATCATTGAACTTACTTTAACTAAAAAATCACTCCAGTTGCTAGGTTCTGTTGTCTCACACAAGGGGCATACTATCAGTCTAACTGGACATCTTTACGCTTTGCTTTTTACTCTTATTGAACAGCTTCAACAATTAAACCATCTTGCACAATGTGATGACTGTCAACGCAAAGTGTTTCATGCACAAAACCTGCTTGAAATACCCATAAACGGAGCATTAAACATCAAACAATTGGCTCAAAAGGTAGGTCTCAACTCGGACACCCTTGCCATAGGCTTTGCGTTTGTTGTGGGACAGTCTATTGAGGATTATGGCACCGAAAGGCGAATCAAATTCGCCGCGGCTCAGCTTAGACAAAACCCTATGGCCAAACCTCGCATTTTGGCGGAGAGTGGCTTTTCAGAAGACGAATTTGAAGCCGCCTTTATTGAGCATTATGGTGTCAGTAGCCAGCAATACAAACACATTCACTAA
- a CDS encoding ATP-binding protein, whose amino-acid sequence MSITKGFKIRHKLFAVFVLSNILLIVSMWQVFQWSFDRGFVSYATERDRDFLEQMANRSANLYIYYDDWYFLVQESRMESDWHQSKMRNLHDLIPPPSTPNLDLIYPSQYYRKRFLLFDSQKEAIIGEKRFNDAETHAVTVDRKIVGYVGLRSIRELVQDQTLRFVRQQGEAFLLISAFMLAIAALLTWPLAQWLSRPIISMQRATKKLAAGKFETRITVKGADELSSLSSDFNNLACTLERTREARKRWVADTAHELRTPVAILRGEIEAMQDGVIKVSPDSLASLHQETLHIARLIDDLNQLSMHDMGSLNYEMEEVTLDEIIEQTVQSMALPFQDAGLTLQFVRPQKYAITMEGDSDRLHQLFSNLMNNSLKYTNAPGKLTVTLTKKAHTAIILFEDSAPGVSDEDTNRIFEQFFRVENSRNRATGGRGLGLAICSSIVNGHQGTIGAYHSLEGGLGIKIEFPLNHSL is encoded by the coding sequence ATGTCCATCACAAAAGGCTTTAAAATTCGGCATAAACTTTTTGCTGTGTTTGTGTTGAGTAACATTTTACTGATTGTGTCTATGTGGCAAGTATTTCAATGGAGCTTTGATCGCGGGTTTGTATCTTACGCCACAGAGCGAGATCGTGACTTTTTAGAGCAAATGGCCAATAGAAGCGCCAATCTTTACATTTATTATGATGATTGGTATTTCTTGGTTCAAGAAAGTCGTATGGAGAGCGATTGGCATCAATCCAAGATGCGAAACTTGCACGACCTCATCCCCCCACCTAGCACCCCAAATTTGGATTTAATTTACCCCTCTCAATATTACCGTAAACGGTTTTTATTATTTGATAGCCAAAAAGAGGCCATTATTGGCGAAAAACGTTTTAACGACGCTGAAACTCATGCGGTAACGGTAGACAGGAAAATCGTGGGTTATGTTGGTTTGCGCTCCATTCGCGAATTAGTACAAGATCAGACACTGCGCTTTGTTCGCCAACAAGGTGAAGCTTTCTTGCTTATTTCTGCCTTTATGTTGGCTATTGCCGCCTTGTTAACATGGCCTCTTGCACAATGGTTAAGTCGGCCTATTATATCGATGCAAAGAGCCACTAAAAAGCTCGCCGCCGGTAAGTTTGAAACTCGAATAACGGTCAAGGGCGCAGACGAGCTGTCCAGTTTAAGCAGTGATTTTAATAACCTAGCGTGTACACTAGAGCGCACAAGAGAAGCACGAAAACGTTGGGTGGCGGACACCGCACACGAACTACGGACGCCGGTTGCCATTCTTCGCGGTGAAATAGAAGCCATGCAAGATGGGGTAATAAAAGTATCTCCCGACAGTCTCGCATCGCTTCACCAAGAAACGTTGCATATTGCTCGACTCATAGACGACCTTAATCAGCTCTCAATGCATGATATGGGCAGTTTAAATTATGAAATGGAAGAGGTTACTTTAGATGAAATTATTGAACAGACCGTTCAATCCATGGCACTGCCCTTTCAAGATGCAGGATTGACGTTGCAATTTGTTCGCCCTCAAAAGTACGCTATCACAATGGAAGGCGATTCAGATCGGTTGCACCAACTTTTTTCTAATCTCATGAACAATTCGTTGAAATACACAAATGCACCAGGCAAGTTGACCGTGACCTTAACCAAAAAGGCTCACACCGCGATTATTCTATTTGAAGACTCAGCCCCCGGCGTCAGTGATGAAGATACTAATAGAATTTTTGAACAATTTTTTCGCGTTGAAAACTCAAGGAATAGAGCAACAGGAGGCAGAGGATTAGGCCTAGCCATTTGCTCTAGCATTGTCAACGGCCACCAAGGCACAATCGGTGCTTACCACTCTCTTGAGGGTGGGTTAGGTATAAAAATTGAATTCCCTTTAAATCACTCTCTCTAA
- a CDS encoding acyltransferase, producing the protein MPVLSELKGVISFVLIVMNTLLCFTPVMLLALIKWVVPFTSVKATINVVLDDIATFWITMNNANQRCLGRSTLRLSGVQSFTTKEWYMVTANHQSWVDILILQRLFNRRIPFIKFFLKRELVWVPFIGLVWWALEFPFMKRYSAAQLKKCPELKGTDIAATQKACDKFQHFPLSIMNFLEGTRFTNQKQAQQESNYKHLLMPKAGGLSFALNAMNGKLHQLIDVTIVYPNGAPRFFDYLCGKVANIKVHIRVLPIDAALLGDYHNDPEYRAYFQQWVNTLWQDKDQEFERLLLPEADVDARNRL; encoded by the coding sequence ATGCCGGTTTTATCCGAGTTAAAAGGGGTTATATCTTTCGTTCTTATTGTGATGAATACCCTGCTGTGTTTTACGCCGGTGATGTTATTGGCGCTGATAAAATGGGTTGTGCCATTTACTTCTGTAAAAGCCACGATAAACGTTGTGCTGGACGATATCGCCACTTTTTGGATTACTATGAATAATGCGAATCAGCGTTGTTTGGGTCGATCGACTTTGCGTCTTTCAGGTGTTCAATCCTTTACGACAAAAGAATGGTATATGGTGACGGCCAATCATCAGTCTTGGGTGGATATTTTGATACTGCAGCGGCTCTTTAACCGTCGCATACCTTTTATTAAGTTTTTTTTAAAGCGAGAGCTCGTCTGGGTCCCATTTATTGGGCTGGTTTGGTGGGCGCTGGAGTTTCCTTTTATGAAACGTTACAGCGCGGCACAGCTTAAAAAGTGTCCCGAATTAAAAGGGACAGACATTGCTGCCACACAAAAAGCCTGTGATAAATTTCAGCACTTTCCGTTGTCGATTATGAATTTCCTTGAGGGGACACGTTTTACAAATCAAAAACAAGCGCAGCAAGAAAGCAACTATAAGCATTTATTGATGCCCAAGGCGGGCGGTCTGTCGTTTGCCCTAAATGCAATGAACGGTAAATTGCATCAGTTAATAGACGTGACTATCGTGTATCCGAATGGAGCCCCTCGCTTTTTTGATTATCTTTGTGGGAAGGTCGCAAACATAAAAGTGCATATACGAGTCCTGCCGATTGACGCAGCGCTGTTGGGTGATTATCACAATGACCCTGAATACAGGGCGTATTTCCAGCAATGGGTGAATACACTCTGGCAAGACAAGGATCAGGAATTTGAGCGATTGCTCTTGCCAGAGGCTGATGTTGATGCCCGTAACCGGTTGTAA
- a CDS encoding response regulator, producing the protein MSKVLIIEDEPKLAELMAAYLDQAGYEHHHLDRGDIAVNYVKNNKVDIILLDLMLPGLDGVEICKQVRQFSGVPIIMVTAKAEEIDRLIGLEMGADDYVCKPFSPREIVARVKANLRRVEFDQTESPRTDGFDLDIDRIRATYKGELIDLTTVEFQLLQLLIKEPGRVFGRDLIMKSIYADSRVVSDRTIDSHIKKLRKKISAVAPELNVIHSVYGAGYRFENNDH; encoded by the coding sequence ATGAGCAAAGTACTGATTATTGAAGATGAGCCAAAATTAGCGGAATTAATGGCCGCTTATTTAGACCAAGCCGGTTATGAGCATCATCATTTGGATCGCGGTGATATTGCGGTGAACTACGTTAAAAACAACAAAGTTGACATTATTTTGCTCGATTTAATGCTGCCCGGCTTAGATGGTGTGGAGATCTGCAAACAAGTACGTCAATTTAGCGGCGTCCCCATCATCATGGTAACCGCAAAAGCGGAAGAAATTGATCGCCTAATCGGCCTAGAAATGGGAGCCGATGACTATGTCTGCAAACCCTTTAGCCCTCGTGAAATTGTTGCACGCGTCAAAGCTAATCTGCGCCGTGTTGAGTTTGATCAAACCGAATCCCCCAGAACAGATGGATTTGATCTTGATATTGATCGTATCAGAGCAACGTACAAAGGCGAACTCATTGACCTTACAACGGTAGAATTTCAATTACTGCAGCTGCTTATAAAAGAGCCTGGGCGTGTTTTTGGTCGAGACCTGATTATGAAAAGCATTTATGCCGACAGTCGTGTCGTGAGTGATCGTACCATTGACAGCCACATAAAAAAATTACGCAAAAAAATCTCCGCGGTGGCCCCTGAATTAAACGTCATTCATTCGGTTTATGGTGCAGGATACCGATTCGAAAACAACGATCACTAA
- a CDS encoding ATP-binding protein codes for MISQFRKHRLSFITLGCALLTLLFFGVNTIAYQALIIDKHSEGQDQLLDYVIELRNELKNYHILPFALADNPTLLAFMGSPQNTNLKQRLQRQLEDLTHVSKTQDWFILSQKGDLLVSSEQSPHFKLSDYFNKEDLSSVLKEQQGEYILISGYNAEYNQSAHLVLAPVYTATGLAGAVAVRINVSDLIERWNVSDDLVVMTDQNNLIFLASKLSRLLVNNWLESHTDVQFLNRTRAQIYHLNNEYFLLQNVTLDDLKWQVHYLSNLNGIQKKAQNIAFISLGVFALVFLFWLYRRERALKIASKLENELLIADSALRQRVLIENTHVGLLQLTKRGEISFVNPMGLRYFGERAQLNGHFLSDFLPDCSENQIALSFITSLQSYKTPDAAFTSTLLEREVVLQKDNGQTFPALLSISSLEWSDSQGYLVTLINISKRKKAELNLLDANSRLEERVLERTNALEVAQKELLRTEKLAAIGQMSTAIAHELNQPLTGIRTLAYTAELLLKRQDTEQALKTLMDLESLVVRMQKLTSELKVLAYRRPEQLAPTLIRASLDRAIENLGDDVHDVHWDIKLSPLDSVLAEPTRLERIFSNLISNSVQACTEQKIPTHIQVCLTLKNDRITINYQDNGPGIDKAQLTHIFEPFFTTKDIGKGLGLGLAISANLAKDMNGTLQACHNLDSQLIFRLTLLKA; via the coding sequence TTGATTTCACAATTCCGTAAGCATCGGCTGTCTTTTATTACACTTGGCTGCGCCCTTCTTACCTTACTTTTCTTTGGTGTTAATACGATTGCCTATCAAGCGCTCATCATAGACAAGCACTCTGAAGGCCAAGATCAATTGCTTGATTATGTCATTGAACTACGCAATGAATTAAAGAATTATCATATTTTGCCTTTCGCCCTCGCTGACAACCCCACGCTACTGGCTTTTATGGGCAGCCCACAAAACACGAACTTAAAACAGCGCCTTCAAAGACAGCTTGAAGACCTAACACACGTCTCCAAAACACAAGACTGGTTTATTCTATCCCAAAAAGGCGATTTATTGGTATCGAGCGAACAATCCCCCCATTTCAAATTAAGCGACTATTTCAACAAAGAGGATTTGAGCTCAGTACTAAAGGAACAGCAAGGCGAATACATCTTGATCTCGGGTTACAATGCTGAGTACAACCAGTCGGCGCATCTCGTGTTAGCGCCTGTTTACACCGCGACAGGTCTTGCTGGCGCGGTAGCCGTTCGCATCAATGTGAGTGATCTCATAGAAAGGTGGAATGTGTCAGACGATTTAGTGGTTATGACCGATCAAAACAACTTGATTTTCTTGGCCAGTAAACTGAGTCGCTTATTGGTCAACAACTGGCTAGAAAGTCACACGGACGTACAGTTTTTAAACCGGACTCGCGCTCAAATCTACCATTTAAACAATGAGTATTTTCTACTGCAAAATGTCACTTTAGATGACTTAAAGTGGCAAGTTCATTATTTATCTAATCTGAATGGCATTCAGAAAAAGGCGCAAAATATCGCCTTTATTAGCCTTGGGGTGTTTGCGTTAGTTTTCCTTTTCTGGCTCTATCGAAGGGAACGCGCTTTAAAAATTGCCTCGAAATTAGAAAATGAACTTTTAATTGCCGACAGCGCATTACGTCAACGCGTGCTGATAGAAAACACCCACGTCGGGCTCTTACAACTGACGAAACGTGGTGAAATATCGTTTGTGAACCCCATGGGACTACGCTATTTCGGCGAAAGAGCTCAGCTAAATGGTCACTTTTTGTCTGATTTTTTACCAGATTGTTCAGAAAATCAGATCGCACTGTCGTTTATTACGTCTTTGCAATCGTACAAAACACCCGACGCCGCGTTCACGTCCACACTATTAGAGCGGGAAGTCGTACTGCAAAAAGACAATGGCCAAACATTTCCGGCCCTTTTGTCCATCTCCTCTTTAGAATGGAGCGATTCTCAAGGGTACCTCGTTACCCTAATCAACATCAGTAAACGTAAAAAAGCGGAGCTCAATTTATTAGACGCTAATTCACGCCTAGAAGAGCGCGTCCTTGAACGAACCAATGCTCTTGAGGTGGCGCAAAAAGAGTTATTGAGAACCGAAAAGCTCGCCGCGATTGGACAAATGTCCACGGCCATTGCCCACGAGCTCAATCAGCCCCTAACGGGCATTAGAACGCTTGCCTATACGGCTGAGTTGTTATTGAAACGCCAAGACACTGAGCAAGCATTAAAAACACTTATGGACCTAGAATCTCTGGTTGTTCGAATGCAAAAACTCACCAGTGAATTAAAAGTGCTGGCCTATCGACGCCCTGAGCAGCTCGCACCCACCTTAATTAGAGCATCCTTAGACCGCGCCATAGAGAACCTTGGTGACGATGTGCATGACGTTCACTGGGACATTAAACTCTCCCCTTTAGACAGCGTTCTTGCTGAGCCAACAAGGCTAGAAAGGATTTTTTCCAATTTAATCAGTAATTCCGTTCAAGCCTGTACGGAGCAAAAAATACCCACACACATTCAAGTCTGCCTAACCTTAAAAAATGACCGCATTACGATAAACTACCAAGACAACGGCCCAGGTATCGATAAAGCGCAACTAACGCATATTTTTGAACCTTTTTTCACCACGAAAGACATCGGTAAAGGGTTAGGGCTTGGGTTAGCCATCAGTGCAAACCTAGCCAAAGACATGAATGGAACGCTGCAAGCCTGTCACAACCTCGATTCCCAACTGATCTTTCGTTTAACCTTGCTGAAGGCCTAA
- a CDS encoding YebC/PmpR family DNA-binding transcriptional regulator produces MGRAFQNRKESMAKTSDQKAKVYSKYGREIYVCAKSGGIDPNGNLSLRSLIERAKKDQVPTHVIDKAIDKAKGGGGEDFDTARYEGFGPGNTMVIVDCLSDNANRTFGDVRTCFNKVKCKIGSQGSVSHMFDHSAIFVFTGTDEEVILDALMMADVDVTDIELEDGKVTVFAPHTDYSKAKIALTDALGDIEFDVDEIQFVAQNTTEIQGEEVEQFDRFLDLLNDLDDVQRVYHNAEY; encoded by the coding sequence ATGGGCAGAGCCTTTCAAAACCGCAAAGAGTCCATGGCAAAAACGTCTGACCAAAAAGCCAAGGTGTACAGTAAATACGGCCGTGAGATTTATGTTTGCGCAAAATCCGGTGGTATCGACCCAAATGGTAATTTGTCACTGCGTTCTCTGATCGAGCGAGCTAAAAAAGATCAGGTGCCAACTCACGTTATCGATAAAGCGATTGATAAGGCGAAAGGTGGCGGTGGAGAAGACTTTGACACAGCACGCTATGAAGGTTTTGGACCAGGCAATACTATGGTGATTGTGGATTGTTTATCGGACAATGCGAATCGTACTTTTGGCGATGTGCGAACTTGTTTTAATAAGGTTAAGTGCAAGATCGGTAGCCAAGGTAGTGTGAGTCATATGTTTGATCACAGTGCTATCTTTGTATTTACTGGTACGGATGAAGAGGTCATTCTTGACGCTTTGATGATGGCGGATGTCGATGTCACGGATATTGAGCTTGAAGACGGCAAAGTGACGGTATTTGCCCCTCACACGGATTACAGCAAAGCGAAAATTGCCTTAACCGACGCCCTTGGTGATATCGAATTTGACGTTGATGAAATTCAATTTGTTGCACAAAACACAACTGAAATTCAAGGTGAAGAAGTGGAGCAGTTTGACCGTTTCTTAGACCTTTTGAACGATCTTGACGATGTGCAGCGTGTTTATCATAACGCAGAATACTAA